The Jaculus jaculus isolate mJacJac1 unplaced genomic scaffold, mJacJac1.mat.Y.cur mat_scaffold_175_1_27696_arrow_ctg1, whole genome shotgun sequence genome has a window encoding:
- the LOC123457258 gene encoding LOW QUALITY PROTEIN: double homeobox protein 4-like protein 2 (The sequence of the model RefSeq protein was modified relative to this genomic sequence to represent the inferred CDS: deleted 3 bases in 3 codons), giving the protein MAEAGSPVGGSGVARESRRRRKTVWQAWQEQALLSTFKKKRYLSFKERKELAKRMGVSDCRIRVWFQNRRNRSGEEGHASKRSIRGSRRLASPQLQEELGSRPQGRGMRSSGRRPRTRLTSLQLRILGQAFERNPRPGFATREELARDTGLPEDTIHIWFQNRRARRRHRRGRPTAQDQDLLASQGSDGAPAGPEGREREGAQESLLPQEEAGSTGMDTSSPSDLPSFCGESQPFQVAQPRGAGQQEAPTQAGNAGSLEPLLDQLLDEVQVEEPAPAPLNLDGDPGGRVHEGSQESFWPQEEAGSTGMDTSSPSDSNSFCRESQPSQVAQPCGAGQEDARTQADSTGPLELLLLDQLLDEVQKEEHVPVPLDWGRNPGSREHEGSQDSLLPLEEAVNSGMDTSIPSIWPTFCRESQPPQVAQPSGPGQAQAPTQGGNTDPLELFLYQLLDEVQVEEHAPAPLNWDVDPGGRVHEGSWESFWPQEEAGSTGLDTSSPSDSNSFCRESKPSQVAQRRGAGQEDARTQADSTGPLELLLLDQLLDEVQKEEHVPAPLDWGRNPGSMEHEGSQDSLLPLEEAANSGRDTSIPSIWPAFCRKSQPPQVAQPSGPGQAQAPIQGGNTDPLELFLDQLLTEVQLEEQGPAPVNVEETWEQMDTTPDLPLTSEEYQTLLDML; this is encoded by the exons ATGGCAGAAGCTGGCAGCCCTGTTGGTGGCAGTGGTGTGGCACGGGAATCCCGGCGGCGCAGGAAGACAGTTTGGCAGGCCTGGCAAGAGCAGGCCCTGCTATCAACTTTCAAGAAGAAGAGATACCTGAGCTTCAAGGAGAGGAAGGAGCTGGCCAAGCGAATGGGGGTCTCAGATTGCCGCATCCGCGTGTGGTTTCAGAACCGCAGGAATCGCAGTGGAGAGGAGGGGCATGCCTCAAAGAGGTCCATCAGAGGCTCCAGGCGGCTAGCCTCGCCACAGCTCCAGGAAGAGCTTGGATCCAGGCCACAGGGTAGA GGCATGCGCTCAtctggcagaaggcctcgcactCGACTCACCTCGCTACAGCTCAGGATCCTAGGGCAAGCCTTTGAGAGGAACCCACGACCAGGCTTTGCTACCAGGGAGGAGCTGGCGCGTGACACAGGGTTGCCCGAGGACACGATCCACATATGG TTTCAAAACCGAAGAGCTCGGCGGCGCCACAGGAGGGGCAGGCCCACAGCTCAAGATCAAGACTTGCTGGCGTCACAAGGGTCGGATGGGGCCCCTGCAGGTCCGGAAGGCAGAGAGCGTGAAGGTGCCCAGGAGAGCTTGTTGCcacaggaagaagcaggaagtacgGGCATGGATACCTCGAGCCCTAGCGACTTGCCCTCCTTCTGCGGAGAGTCCCAGCCTTTCCAAGTGGCACAGCCCCGTGGAGCAGGCCAACAAGAGGCCCCCACTCAAGCAGGCAACGCAGGCTCTCTGGAACCCCTCCTTGATCAGCTGCTGGATGAAGTCCAAGTAGAAGAGCCTGCTCCAGCCCCTCTGAAtttggatggagaccctggtggcAGGGTGCATGAAGGTTCCCAGGAGAGCTTTTGGCcacaggaagaagcaggaagtacaGGCATGGATACTTCTAGCCCCAGCGACTCAAACTCCTTCTGCAGAGAGTCCCAGCCTTCCCAAGTGGCACAGCCCTGTGGAGCGGGCCAAGAAGATGCCCGCACTCAAGCAGACAGCACAGGCCCTCTGGAACTCCTCCTCCTTGATCAACTGCTGGACGAAGTCCAAAAGGAAGAGCATGTGCCAGTCCCACTGGATTGGGGTAGAAATCCTGGCAGCAGGGAGCATGAAGGTTCCCAGGACAGCTTACTGCCCCTGGAGGAAGCAGTAAATTCGGGCATGGATACCTCGATCCCTAGCATCTGGCCAACCTTCTGCAGAGAATCCCAGCCTCCCCAAGTGGCACAGCCCTCTGGACCAGGCCAAGCACAGGCCCCCACTCAAGGTGGGAACACGGACCCCCTGGAGCTCTTCCTCTATCAACTGTTGGATGAAGTCCAAGTAGAAGAGCATGCTCCAGCCCCTCTGAATTGGGATGTAGATCCTGGTGGCAGGGTGCATGAAGGTTCGTGGGAGAGCTTTTGGCcacaggaagaagcaggaagtacaGGCCTGGATACTTCAAGCCCCAGCGACTCAAACTCCTTCTGCAGAGAGTCCAAGCCTTCCCAAGTGGCACAGCGCCGTGGAGCGGGCCAAGAAGATGCCCGCACTCAAGCAGACAGCACAGGCCCTCTGGAACTCCTCCTCCTTGATCAACTGCTGGACGAAGTCCAAAAGGAAGAGCATGTGCCAGCCCCACTGGATTGGGGTAGAAATCCTGGCAGCATGGAGCATGAAGGTTCCCAGGACAGCTTACTGCCCCTGGAGGAAGCAGCAAATTCGGGCAGGGATACCTCGATCCCTAGCATCTGGCCAGCCTTCTGCAGA AAATCCCAGCCTCCCCAAGTGGCACAGCCCTCTGGACCAGGCCAAGCACAGGCCCCCATTCAAGGTGGGAACACGGACCCCCTGGAGCTCTTCCTTGATCAACTGCTGACCGAAGTCCAACTTGAGGAGCAGGGGCCTGCCCCTGTGAATGTGGAGGAAACATGGGAGCAAATGGACACAAC